One window of the Rhodospirillales bacterium RIFCSPLOWO2_02_FULL_58_16 genome contains the following:
- a CDS encoding nuclease, giving the protein MNLWLLDTSALLTLRDNEAGAERVAALLKGAALGEQRCYGCFMSLMEIYYRVWKDEGEQAGRQAYQSCLALPVEWIHESPALLECAAGIKAGHQLSLADAWIAASALQLAAALVHKDPEFENLPGLIEERLPYK; this is encoded by the coding sequence ATGAACCTTTGGCTGCTTGACACATCGGCGCTGCTGACGCTGCGCGATAACGAGGCGGGGGCCGAGCGGGTTGCGGCGCTGCTCAAAGGGGCGGCGCTGGGCGAACAGCGATGTTACGGCTGCTTTATGTCGTTAATGGAAATTTATTACCGGGTGTGGAAAGACGAAGGCGAACAGGCAGGGCGTCAGGCCTATCAAAGTTGCCTGGCGTTGCCGGTGGAGTGGATACATGAGTCCCCTGCCCTGCTGGAGTGTGCGGCGGGCATCAAAGCCGGCCATCAGCTTTCACTCGCCGACGCCTGGATTGCCGCATCGGCGCTGCAACTGGCGGCGGCGCTGGTGCATAAAGACCCGGAGTTTGAGAACCTGCCCGGCCTGATCGAAGAGCGCTTGCCTTACAAATAA
- a CDS encoding methionine biosynthesis protein MetW: MTDENESKAIRVDLQVIADMINPGSRVLDVGCGYGVLLDYLTRYKQVDGRGIEISTEGVNACVSAGLSVIQGNADTDLADYPDHAFDYVVLSQTLQAMHAPKKVIEHLLRIGRRAIVSFPNFAHWRLRLYIGLKGRMPVSKTLPCQWYDTPNIHFCTIKDFMALCGELGITVERSLALDHDGAGRPIGLWPFSANLIGEQAVFLLHK; the protein is encoded by the coding sequence ATGACCGACGAAAACGAGAGTAAGGCCATTCGCGTCGATTTGCAGGTCATCGCCGACATGATCAATCCCGGATCAAGGGTGTTGGATGTCGGTTGCGGTTACGGCGTGCTGCTTGACTATCTCACCCGTTACAAGCAGGTGGACGGGCGAGGCATTGAAATCAGCACCGAGGGCGTCAACGCCTGCGTCAGCGCCGGACTGTCGGTGATTCAAGGCAATGCCGACACGGACCTCGCCGATTACCCGGATCATGCCTTTGATTATGTGGTGTTGAGCCAGACCTTGCAGGCCATGCACGCGCCGAAGAAGGTGATCGAGCACCTGTTGCGCATCGGTCGGCGGGCGATCGTTTCGTTTCCCAACTTCGCTCACTGGCGGTTGCGGTTGTATATCGGGCTTAAGGGCAGAATGCCGGTCAGCAAGACGCTTCCCTGCCAGTGGTATGACACCCCCAATATCCACTTCTGCACCATCAAGGATTTCATGGCGCTGTGCGGGGAGTTGGGGATTACCGTCGAGCGCAGTCTGGCGCTGGATCATGACGGCGCCGGGCGTCCTATCGGCCTTTGGCCTTTCTCCGCCAACCTGATCGGCGAACAGGCGGTGTTTTTGTTGCATAAATAG
- a CDS encoding GDP-mannose 4,6-dehydratase yields the protein MVKKTALITGVTGQDGAYLAELLLDKGYVVHGVKRRSSSFNTGRVDHLYHDPHEENVRFTMHYGDMTDATNLIRLVQETRPDEIYNLAAQSHVQVSFETPEYTANADGLGALRLLEAIRILGMKDSVRFYQASTSELYGNAEAPQNENTPFHPCSPYAAAKLYAYWITVNYREAYGYHASNGILFNHEGPTRGETFVTRKITRAVAAIELGKQDKLFLGNMDAKRDWGHARDYVKGMWMMMQQPAADDYVLATGECRSVREFVELAFAEVGRKIQWSGSGADETGADAATGKVLVQVDPRYFRPTDVHKLEGDASKARKKLGWKPQTTFKELVREMVAFDLEDMKNQ from the coding sequence ATGGTCAAAAAAACCGCTCTCATAACCGGCGTCACCGGTCAGGACGGGGCGTATCTGGCCGAGCTTCTGCTCGACAAGGGTTATGTGGTTCACGGCGTAAAGCGGCGTTCGTCGTCTTTCAACACCGGGCGCGTCGATCATCTTTACCACGATCCCCACGAGGAGAACGTGCGCTTCACCATGCACTACGGCGACATGACCGACGCCACCAACCTGATCCGTCTGGTTCAGGAGACCCGGCCCGACGAGATTTACAATCTGGCGGCGCAGAGCCATGTGCAGGTCAGCTTCGAGACGCCGGAATACACCGCCAACGCGGACGGCCTGGGCGCGCTGCGGCTTCTGGAGGCCATTCGCATTCTCGGCATGAAAGACAGCGTGCGCTTTTATCAGGCCTCGACCTCCGAGCTTTACGGCAACGCCGAGGCTCCGCAAAACGAGAACACTCCCTTTCATCCGTGCAGCCCCTATGCGGCGGCCAAGCTGTACGCCTACTGGATCACCGTCAACTACCGCGAGGCCTACGGCTATCACGCCTCCAACGGCATCCTGTTCAATCACGAGGGGCCGACCCGAGGCGAGACCTTCGTCACCCGCAAGATCACCCGCGCCGTGGCGGCGATCGAACTCGGCAAGCAGGACAAGCTGTTCCTCGGCAATATGGACGCAAAGCGGGATTGGGGACATGCGCGGGACTATGTAAAGGGCATGTGGATGATGATGCAACAGCCCGCAGCCGACGACTATGTGCTGGCCACCGGCGAGTGCCGTTCGGTGCGTGAATTCGTCGAGTTGGCCTTCGCCGAAGTCGGCAGAAAGATTCAATGGAGCGGCTCCGGCGCCGACGAAACGGGCGCCGACGCCGCCACCGGCAAGGTGCTGGTGCAGGTGGACCCCCGTTACTTCCGTCCGACCGATGTCCACAAGCTTGAAGGCGACGCCTCCAAGGCGCGGAAAAAACTGGGCTGGAAACCGCAAACCACCTTCAAGGAGCTTGTCCGCGAAATGGTGGCCTTTGATCTTGAAGATATGAAAAATCAATGA
- a CDS encoding mannose-1-phosphate guanylyltransferase/mannose-6-phosphate isomerase — translation MSGGASITPVILSGGSGSRLWPASRSLNPKQFHDLACGPVYGRSILQETAHRVRGKGFNPPLIICNHEHRFMVIEQLRDIDMTPADIILEPVGRNTAPAAAAAALMLVRDDPEALMLVMPSDHVIADVKHFYAAVETATVAARAGALVAFGITPDRPETGYGYILGGAPLEDVKGCSKISRFIEKPDAAAAEGFLKTGGYSWNSGIFVFTAARYLEELERLQPAIIAGCRQAVAEGRRDGAFFRLGAEAFATIPSNSIDYAVMERTKTAAVTPVNMGWSDLGSWASLWEVAVKDKNGNALSGDVTALDTADSYIRSHGPLVATVGVKDIVVVAMDDAVLVLAKDKAEEVKALYGLLAENKRKEIVSHLTVYRPWGSFTTLKEGDRFKVKQLTLNPGAGLSLQRHRHRAEHWTVVDGTARVTRGDETFDLHENQSAYIPAGARHRLENPGRDIIHVIEVQTGSYLEEDDIERFEDIYGRE, via the coding sequence ATGAGCGGCGGCGCAAGCATCACGCCGGTTATCCTTTCCGGCGGATCGGGATCAAGACTGTGGCCGGCGTCGCGCAGCCTCAACCCCAAACAGTTTCACGACTTGGCCTGCGGGCCGGTTTACGGGCGCAGCATCCTCCAGGAGACCGCTCACAGAGTAAGGGGAAAAGGCTTCAACCCGCCCCTGATCATCTGCAACCACGAACACCGCTTCATGGTAATCGAGCAGCTCCGCGACATCGACATGACGCCCGCCGATATCATCCTGGAGCCGGTCGGACGCAACACCGCTCCGGCGGCGGCGGCGGCGGCGCTGATGCTGGTCAGGGACGATCCCGAAGCGCTCATGCTGGTTATGCCTTCGGATCATGTCATCGCCGACGTGAAGCATTTTTACGCCGCCGTCGAAACGGCGACCGTAGCGGCGCGGGCCGGAGCGTTGGTGGCCTTCGGCATTACCCCCGACAGGCCGGAAACCGGCTACGGCTATATCCTCGGCGGCGCTCCCCTTGAAGACGTAAAAGGTTGTTCCAAAATTTCCCGATTCATCGAAAAACCCGACGCCGCTGCCGCCGAGGGATTTCTCAAGACCGGCGGTTACTCATGGAACAGCGGCATATTCGTCTTCACTGCGGCGCGCTACCTGGAGGAACTGGAACGGCTGCAACCGGCCATCATCGCCGGCTGCCGCCAGGCGGTGGCCGAAGGCCGGCGCGACGGCGCTTTCTTTCGCCTGGGCGCGGAAGCTTTTGCGACGATTCCTTCCAACTCCATCGACTATGCGGTCATGGAGCGCACAAAAACAGCCGCCGTGACGCCGGTAAATATGGGCTGGAGCGATCTCGGCTCCTGGGCTTCGCTGTGGGAGGTCGCCGTAAAAGATAAAAACGGCAACGCCCTGTCCGGCGATGTGACGGCCCTGGACACTGCCGACAGCTACATCCGAAGCCATGGCCCTCTGGTGGCGACCGTCGGCGTGAAGGATATCGTGGTGGTGGCCATGGATGACGCCGTCCTGGTGCTCGCCAAGGACAAGGCGGAGGAAGTGAAGGCGCTGTACGGCCTGTTGGCAGAAAACAAGAGGAAGGAGATTGTTTCTCATCTTACCGTCTATCGCCCCTGGGGCAGTTTCACCACCCTTAAGGAAGGCGACCGCTTCAAGGTCAAGCAACTCACCCTCAACCCCGGCGCCGGTCTCAGCCTGCAACGTCACCGGCATCGCGCCGAACACTGGACTGTGGTTGACGGGACGGCGAGGGTAACGCGGGGAGATGAAACCTTCGATCTTCATGAGAACCAGTCCGCCTACATCCCCGCCGGCGCCAGGCACCGCCTGGAAAACCCCGGCCGGGATATTATTCATGTCATAGAAGTTCAAACCGGCTCTTACCTTGAAGAAGACGATATCGAACGCTTCGAAGATATTTACGGACGCGAGTGA
- a CDS encoding 5-(carboxyamino)imidazole ribonucleotide mutase, translated as MADSTPIVGIIMGSRSDWNVMRCAKNILDGLGVPSETRVISAHRTPARLYEYASSAKKRGLKVIIAGAGMAAALPGAVAALTPLPVLGVPMEGKMMGGLDALLCMAQMPGGVPVGALGLGEAGARNAALLAAAIIALSDEAVAAALDAFREEQTAAVPETP; from the coding sequence ATGGCCGACAGCACCCCGATTGTGGGCATTATCATGGGCAGCCGCTCCGACTGGAACGTCATGCGTTGCGCCAAGAACATCCTGGACGGGCTGGGCGTGCCGTCTGAAACCCGCGTCATCTCGGCCCACCGTACGCCGGCGCGTCTCTATGAATACGCCTCAAGCGCCAAAAAGCGCGGCCTGAAAGTGATCATCGCCGGCGCCGGCATGGCCGCCGCCCTGCCCGGCGCGGTGGCGGCGCTGACGCCTCTGCCGGTTCTCGGCGTCCCTATGGAAGGGAAAATGATGGGCGGCCTGGACGCCCTGCTGTGCATGGCCCAGATGCCGGGCGGCGTTCCCGTCGGCGCCCTCGGCCTCGGCGAGGCCGGCGCCAGAAACGCCGCCCTGCTGGCCGCCGCCATTATCGCCCTTTCCGACGAGGCCGTCGCGGCGGCGCTGGACGCCTTCCGCGAAGAGCAAACCGCCGCCGTTCCCGAAACGCCATAG
- a CDS encoding homoserine O-acetyltransferase produces the protein MAASVNNVDGRFNAENLPGHRVKLGLDAPLRLDCGFELSDFTVAYQTYGCLNEDKSNAVLICHALTGDQFVAEPHPVTGKDGWWQLMVGPGKPLDTERFFIICSNILGGCMGTIGPKEINPKTGKPWGLDFPVITIGDMVSAQALLLDHLGIGQLFMVIGGSMGGMQVLEWAATYPKRVFAAVPIASSACESAQNIAFHEVGRQAIMADPDWRHGDYLNQGTRPHRGLAVARMAAHIIYLSESSLQRKFGRRLQDRKAVTYGFDADFQVESYLRHQGITFVERFDANTYLYITRASDYFDLTSRHGGVLANAFLHTRIRFCVFSFTSDWLYPTKESRTIVHALNAAAANVSFAEIVSDNGHDAFLLDEPEFHRVLSGFINGAAEHRGLPRKAAP, from the coding sequence ATGGCCGCATCCGTGAATAATGTCGATGGTCGTTTTAACGCCGAGAACTTGCCGGGGCATCGGGTGAAGCTCGGCCTGGACGCTCCTTTGCGTCTGGACTGCGGCTTCGAACTCTCTGATTTCACCGTCGCCTACCAGACCTACGGCTGCCTGAACGAGGACAAATCCAATGCCGTTCTAATCTGTCACGCGCTGACCGGGGATCAGTTTGTCGCCGAGCCTCATCCCGTCACCGGCAAGGACGGCTGGTGGCAACTGATGGTGGGGCCGGGCAAGCCGCTGGATACCGAGCGTTTCTTTATCATCTGCTCCAATATTCTGGGCGGTTGCATGGGCACCATCGGCCCCAAAGAGATCAACCCGAAGACGGGAAAGCCCTGGGGACTGGATTTTCCGGTTATTACCATCGGCGACATGGTCAGCGCCCAGGCCTTGCTGCTGGACCACCTGGGAATCGGGCAGTTGTTCATGGTTATCGGCGGCTCCATGGGCGGCATGCAGGTTCTGGAGTGGGCCGCCACATATCCCAAGCGGGTCTTTGCCGCCGTTCCCATTGCTTCATCCGCCTGCGAATCGGCCCAGAATATCGCCTTCCACGAGGTCGGGCGCCAGGCGATCATGGCCGATCCCGATTGGCGCCATGGAGATTATCTGAACCAGGGCACGCGGCCTCATCGCGGCCTTGCCGTTGCCCGCATGGCGGCGCACATTATTTATCTTTCCGAGTCCTCCCTGCAACGCAAGTTCGGGCGGCGTTTGCAGGACCGCAAGGCCGTCACCTACGGTTTCGACGCTGATTTCCAGGTGGAGAGCTATCTGCGTCACCAGGGCATTACTTTTGTTGAGCGGTTCGACGCCAACACCTATCTCTATATTACCCGCGCTTCGGATTATTTTGATCTGACGTCCCGCCATGGCGGGGTATTGGCCAATGCCTTTCTTCATACCAGGATTCGTTTTTGCGTGTTCTCGTTCACCAGCGATTGGCTGTACCCGACCAAGGAGAGCCGAACTATTGTTCATGCGCTGAATGCCGCCGCCGCCAATGTCAGCTTTGCCGAGATCGTCTCCGACAACGGTCACGACGCCTTTCTTCTCGATGAACCGGAGTTCCACAGGGTGTTGAGCGGCTTTATCAACGGCGCCGCCGAGCATCGCGGCCTGCCCAGGAAGGCTGCGCCATGA
- a CDS encoding adenylosuccinate synthase codes for MANVVVVGAQWGDEGKGKIVDWLSERADVVVRFQGGHNAGHTLVIDGVVFKLSLLPSGVVREGKLSIIGNGVVVDPWALLGEMETVRGKGVKISPLNVRVAENAPLILPLHRNLDQAREAALGNARIGTTGRGIGPAYEDKTARRAIRVGDLAELGELGAKVDRLLFHHNALLRGMGMPEVDRDKLIFDLEQVAPKILPYAGIVWKILDEARRAGKRILYEGAQGTMLDIDHGTYPFVTSSNTVAAQAAVGSGQGPGAIDYVLGITKAYTTRVGSGPFPTELNDDIGKGLGERGHEFGTVTGRPRRCGWFDAVMVRQAVKVNGINGIALTKLDVLDGVKELKVCIGYRLAGKELDYLPASSIEQAAVEPIYESMEGWSESTRGARTWAKLPAQAVKYIRHIEELIEAPVALFSTSPEREDTVLVHDPFAD; via the coding sequence ATGGCCAACGTTGTAGTTGTCGGCGCCCAGTGGGGCGATGAGGGTAAGGGCAAGATCGTTGATTGGCTGTCGGAGCGCGCCGATGTCGTGGTGCGTTTTCAGGGCGGCCACAACGCCGGCCATACCCTGGTCATCGACGGCGTTGTCTTCAAACTGAGTCTGCTGCCTTCCGGCGTGGTGCGCGAAGGCAAGCTTTCGATCATCGGCAACGGCGTGGTGGTCGATCCCTGGGCGTTGCTGGGCGAGATGGAAACGGTTCGCGGCAAGGGGGTAAAGATCAGCCCCCTGAATGTGCGCGTCGCCGAAAACGCGCCGCTGATTCTGCCGCTGCACCGCAACCTGGACCAGGCCCGCGAGGCGGCTTTGGGAAACGCCAGGATCGGCACCACCGGACGCGGCATCGGCCCCGCCTACGAAGACAAGACGGCCAGACGCGCCATACGGGTGGGCGATCTGGCCGAACTCGGCGAGTTGGGCGCGAAAGTGGACAGGCTTCTTTTCCATCATAACGCCCTGCTGCGCGGCATGGGTATGCCCGAAGTTGATCGGGACAAACTGATTTTCGATCTGGAGCAGGTCGCGCCCAAAATTCTGCCCTATGCGGGAATTGTGTGGAAAATACTTGATGAGGCCCGGCGGGCCGGCAAGCGCATTCTGTACGAAGGCGCCCAAGGCACCATGCTGGATATCGACCACGGCACCTATCCCTTCGTCACCTCGTCCAACACGGTGGCCGCCCAGGCGGCTGTCGGCTCGGGGCAGGGACCGGGGGCCATTGATTATGTGCTCGGCATCACCAAGGCCTACACCACCCGTGTCGGCTCGGGGCCGTTTCCCACTGAACTCAATGATGACATCGGCAAGGGTCTGGGCGAGCGCGGCCATGAATTCGGCACCGTCACCGGCAGACCCCGCCGTTGCGGCTGGTTTGACGCGGTGATGGTGCGCCAGGCGGTAAAGGTCAACGGCATCAACGGCATCGCCCTCACCAAGCTGGACGTGCTCGACGGCGTCAAGGAATTAAAGGTGTGCATCGGTTATCGTCTGGCCGGCAAGGAACTGGACTATCTTCCCGCCTCGTCCATCGAGCAGGCGGCGGTGGAGCCGATTTATGAATCCATGGAGGGTTGGAGCGAAAGCACTCGCGGGGCGCGCACCTGGGCCAAGCTGCCGGCCCAGGCCGTCAAATACATCCGCCATATCGAGGAACTTATCGAGGCCCCCGTCGCCCTGTTCTCCACCAGCCCCGAACGCGAGGACACCGTTCTGGTCCACGACCCGTTTGCCGATTGA
- a CDS encoding GDP-fucose synthetase, translated as MTGKTPFSLSGKRIMVAGGQGMVGSALMRRLSAEDCQPLSVGREQVDLRRQADVEAWMAEHKPQVAIIAAATVGGIFANNTRPAEFIYDNLAIETNLVHSAWKAGVEKLLLLGTSCIYPKHAEQPMAEEALLTGPLEPTNQWYAIAKIAGIRLCQAYRLQYGCDFIAAQPTNLYGPGDRFDLNVSHVIPALMLKAHMAKERGDKTMEVWGSGAPLREFMYVDDLADALVFLIRNYSGEIQINIGTGNEISIGDLAKTICRVVGFTGELTFDATKPDGTPRKLVDASRLSALGWKAKTGLDDGLKQAYRWYLENIA; from the coding sequence ATGACAGGAAAGACGCCTTTTTCCCTGTCCGGCAAACGCATCATGGTGGCCGGCGGACAGGGAATGGTCGGCTCGGCCCTGATGAGAAGGCTGTCCGCCGAGGATTGTCAACCGCTGTCCGTCGGCCGCGAACAGGTGGACCTGCGCCGTCAGGCCGATGTCGAGGCGTGGATGGCGGAGCATAAACCGCAAGTGGCGATCATCGCCGCCGCCACCGTCGGCGGCATCTTCGCCAACAACACCCGTCCGGCGGAATTCATCTATGACAATCTGGCCATCGAAACCAATCTGGTGCACAGCGCCTGGAAGGCCGGCGTCGAAAAACTCCTGTTGCTGGGAACGTCGTGCATCTATCCCAAACACGCCGAGCAGCCGATGGCCGAGGAGGCTCTGCTCACCGGCCCCCTTGAGCCGACAAACCAGTGGTATGCAATAGCCAAGATCGCCGGCATCCGGTTGTGTCAGGCCTACCGGCTTCAGTACGGCTGCGACTTCATCGCCGCCCAGCCGACCAACCTCTACGGCCCGGGAGACAGGTTTGATCTGAACGTAAGCCATGTCATCCCCGCCCTGATGCTCAAGGCCCATATGGCGAAAGAGCGCGGCGACAAGACCATGGAGGTGTGGGGATCAGGAGCGCCGTTGCGGGAATTCATGTATGTGGATGATCTGGCCGACGCCCTGGTTTTTCTCATCAGGAACTACTCCGGGGAAATTCAAATCAATATCGGAACCGGAAATGAAATATCCATCGGCGATCTGGCTAAAACCATATGCCGGGTAGTGGGCTTCACGGGCGAGTTGACGTTTGACGCGACCAAGCCCGACGGAACCCCGCGCAAGCTGGTGGATGCGTCCCGCCTGTCGGCGCTGGGGTGGAAGGCGAAGACCGGCCTTGATGACGGACTGAAACAGGCCTACCGCTGGTACTTGGAAAACATTGCATGA